In Williamwhitmania taraxaci, the following proteins share a genomic window:
- a CDS encoding NADAR family protein produces MELKYYHYRLGTAKLVGGEMHASLHQFDFEQHMIDACFGRQIIDCITSDKYPKLISKHIQRGINMGDDKHTRLITAPDFPIKTFEPGYFNSKKIELGLSGGDICFYQPDLLVESYYYFWETKHPFSQWHKCSFELEGKIFNSAEQYMMYGKAMLFRDNNTAIKILQTNNVREQKQLGRQVENFDKEIWDLNAPTIVYQGNKAKFKQNDEFLDLLLSTKGKTIVEASPDDNIWGIGLTEKQEDAKSIFTWKGTNWLGIVLTELREEFIGNKFENGYLTLEEFKTKMGSVN; encoded by the coding sequence ATGGAATTAAAGTATTATCATTATAGGCTTGGGACTGCAAAATTAGTAGGAGGAGAAATGCACGCCAGTTTGCATCAATTTGATTTTGAACAACATATGATTGACGCCTGTTTCGGTAGACAAATTATTGATTGTATAACTTCTGATAAATATCCAAAGTTGATTTCTAAGCATATTCAACGAGGGATTAATATGGGTGACGATAAACACACTAGATTAATTACGGCACCAGACTTCCCAATTAAAACTTTTGAACCTGGATATTTCAACTCTAAAAAAATAGAATTAGGGCTTTCAGGTGGAGATATTTGTTTTTATCAACCTGACTTATTAGTTGAATCATACTATTATTTCTGGGAAACTAAGCACCCATTTTCACAATGGCATAAATGTAGTTTTGAACTTGAAGGGAAAATATTTAATAGTGCTGAACAATACATGATGTATGGAAAAGCAATGTTATTTCGGGACAATAATACGGCTATAAAAATATTGCAAACAAATAATGTTCGAGAACAGAAGCAACTTGGTCGTCAAGTTGAGAATTTTGATAAAGAAATATGGGACTTAAACGCACCAACAATTGTATATCAAGGCAATAAAGCGAAATTTAAACAAAACGATGAATTTCTAGACTTACTATTATCAACCAAAGGAAAGACAATCGTGGAAGCAAGTCCAGACGACAATATTTGGGGAATTGGTTTAACAGAAAAGCAAGAAGATGCAAAATCAATTTTTACATGGAAAGGTACAAACTGGCTTGGTATAGTATTGACAGAGCTTAGAGAAGAATTTATTGGAAA